A genome region from Microbacterium terricola includes the following:
- a CDS encoding TrmH family RNA methyltransferase, which yields MTPPPDAAPTGEPAEPELPYGVGPWPSAPEEWPDDPRYDRALLADGDRRNVIDRYRYWTMDAIVADLDAQRHPFHVAIENWQHDMNIGSIVRSANAFGAAEVHIIGKRRWNRRGAMVTDRYQHVRHHEDVSAFAAWAASGGLPVIAVDNVAGSEPVDRAELPERCVLLFGQEGPGLSPEAVAAASGVVEITQYGSTRSINASAAAAVVMYEWCRRWA from the coding sequence GTGACCCCGCCGCCCGACGCCGCGCCAACAGGCGAGCCCGCCGAGCCGGAACTCCCCTACGGGGTCGGCCCGTGGCCGAGCGCGCCGGAGGAGTGGCCGGACGACCCTCGCTACGACCGCGCACTCCTGGCGGACGGCGACCGCCGCAACGTGATCGACCGCTACCGCTACTGGACCATGGACGCGATCGTCGCCGATCTCGATGCGCAGCGGCATCCGTTCCATGTCGCGATCGAGAACTGGCAGCACGACATGAACATCGGCTCGATCGTCCGCAGTGCCAACGCGTTCGGCGCCGCTGAGGTGCACATCATCGGCAAGCGGCGGTGGAACCGGCGCGGCGCCATGGTCACCGACCGCTACCAGCACGTGCGCCACCACGAGGATGTCAGCGCCTTCGCGGCGTGGGCGGCCTCAGGTGGACTCCCCGTGATCGCGGTCGACAACGTCGCGGGCTCGGAGCCGGTCGACCGGGCCGAGCTGCCCGAGCGCTGCGTGCTCCTCTTCGGCCAGGAGGGGCCCGGGCTGTCGCCCGAGGCAGTGGCGGCAGCATCCGGCGTCGTCGAGATCACCCAGTACGGCTCGACCCGCTCGATCAATGCCAGCGCGGCCGCGGCCGTGGTGATGTACGAATGGTGTCGCCGCTGGGCGTGA
- a CDS encoding SDR family NAD(P)-dependent oxidoreductase produces the protein MARRGASWDPQHLPDLTGRTYVVTGANAGIGYFSSEQLVRAGAHVVMTGRNPPRLAAARAAIYRRVPGSADRAAVETLLLDTSNLGSVRAAAATLRGRKKIDGLLLNAGIVHPPAQRETASDGSEIVFATNVLGHFALAGELLLPLAAALGRMVWLGSLSTALTPYDPVDPQLVDGYTSWRAYVQSKVATTALGLEAARRLHAAGVPVASVVAHPGFSIGGRTVAVAGVNEPTRAKRFADSLLLPVSQSKEHGAWAPVRALTDPHVRGGEFFGPRYLLRGDPHRATPSRITRDRDIAERLWQVAEETTQVRWRLDKAARRPRRRWFGRA, from the coding sequence GTGGCGAGACGCGGCGCATCCTGGGACCCTCAGCATCTGCCGGATCTCACCGGCCGCACCTACGTCGTCACGGGCGCGAACGCCGGGATCGGCTACTTCTCGAGCGAGCAGCTCGTGCGCGCGGGTGCCCATGTGGTGATGACCGGCCGCAACCCGCCGCGCCTCGCGGCGGCCCGCGCCGCGATCTACCGGCGGGTACCGGGCTCGGCCGACCGCGCCGCCGTCGAGACGCTGCTGCTCGACACCAGCAACCTCGGGTCGGTGCGCGCGGCCGCTGCCACCCTGCGCGGCCGCAAGAAGATCGACGGGCTGCTGCTGAACGCCGGGATCGTGCACCCGCCGGCGCAGCGCGAGACCGCCAGCGACGGCAGCGAGATCGTGTTCGCCACCAATGTGCTCGGGCATTTCGCGCTCGCCGGCGAGCTGCTGCTGCCGCTGGCGGCCGCCCTCGGCCGGATGGTCTGGCTCGGCAGCCTGTCGACCGCGCTCACGCCGTACGACCCGGTCGACCCGCAGCTGGTCGACGGGTACACCTCGTGGCGGGCGTACGTGCAGTCGAAGGTGGCGACGACCGCACTCGGGCTGGAGGCGGCGCGGCGCCTGCACGCCGCGGGCGTGCCGGTGGCGAGCGTCGTCGCGCACCCCGGGTTCTCGATCGGCGGCCGCACCGTCGCGGTGGCCGGGGTGAACGAGCCGACCAGGGCCAAGCGCTTCGCCGACAGCCTGCTGCTGCCGGTCAGCCAGTCGAAGGAGCACGGGGCGTGGGCCCCGGTGCGCGCGCTCACCGACCCGCATGTGCGCGGCGGCGAGTTCTTCGGCCCGCGCTACCTCCTGCGCGGCGACCCGCATCGGGCGACACCCTCGCGCATCACGCGCGACCGCGACATCGCCGAGCGTCTCTGGCAGGTCGCGGAGGAGACCACTCAGGTGCGGTGGCGGCTCGACAAGGCGGCCCGTCGCCCTCGGCGCCGCTGGTTCGGCCGGGCGTAG
- a CDS encoding HAD-IIA family hydrolase: MRTSADIDCWLTDMDGVLVHENRPIPGAAELLAQWRDTGVPFLVLTNNPIFTPRDLSARLRASGLDVPEDRIWTSALATAEFLKSQHPGGTAFVIGEAGLTTALHEAGFVMTESQPDYVVVGETRHYSFEAITQAIRFINAGARFIITNPDATGPTPFGVVPATGSFAALITHATGKAPYVVGKPNPMMFRSALNRIGAHSENTGMIGDRMDTDVVAGIEAGLHTVLVLTGISDRAEIERYPFRPDEIVDSVADLIAPEPIETDLPDLPEGV; the protein is encoded by the coding sequence ATGCGGACCTCAGCCGACATCGATTGCTGGCTCACCGACATGGACGGGGTGCTCGTCCACGAGAACCGCCCCATCCCCGGGGCGGCCGAGCTGCTGGCGCAGTGGCGCGACACCGGCGTCCCCTTCCTGGTGCTCACCAACAACCCGATCTTCACGCCCCGCGATCTCAGCGCCCGGCTGCGCGCGTCGGGGCTCGACGTGCCGGAGGACCGCATCTGGACCTCGGCGCTGGCCACGGCCGAGTTCCTGAAGTCGCAGCATCCCGGCGGAACCGCGTTCGTCATCGGCGAGGCGGGGCTCACCACCGCGCTGCACGAGGCCGGCTTCGTGATGACCGAGTCGCAGCCCGACTACGTCGTGGTGGGCGAGACGCGCCACTACTCGTTCGAGGCGATCACGCAGGCGATCCGCTTCATCAACGCGGGGGCGCGCTTCATCATCACCAACCCTGACGCGACCGGCCCCACGCCCTTCGGCGTCGTTCCCGCCACGGGATCGTTTGCCGCGCTGATCACCCACGCAACCGGCAAGGCGCCCTACGTCGTGGGCAAGCCGAACCCGATGATGTTCCGCTCCGCGCTCAACCGCATCGGCGCGCACTCCGAGAACACCGGCATGATCGGCGACCGGATGGACACCGACGTCGTCGCCGGCATCGAGGCGGGCCTGCACACGGTGCTCGTGCTCACCGGCATCAGCGACCGTGCCGAGATCGAGCGCTACCCCTTCCGTCCCGACGAGATCGTCGACTCGGTGGCCGACCTGATCGCCCCCGAGCCGATCGAGACCGACCTGCCCGACCTGCCCGAGGGCGTGTGA
- a CDS encoding metal-dependent transcriptional regulator, whose translation MSVAIDDYLKTIYHHTEWQSDPITPSQLAAELSLAPSSVTEMVQKLAAQGLVTHRPYGPIRLSTAGEVRAAAIIRRHRLVETWLVREFGYSWDEVHDEAEVLEHVLSDRLLARIDERLGHPRFDPHGDAIPDADGHVHREAFVLLRTAPTGHTGRVLRVSDRDPQLLRAVEAAGVSVGAVVTAVDAATLRLGGADVSLPGDAADAVWLSA comes from the coding sequence ATGTCCGTCGCGATCGACGACTACCTGAAGACGATCTACCACCACACCGAGTGGCAGAGCGACCCGATCACGCCCTCGCAGCTGGCCGCCGAGCTGTCGCTGGCGCCGTCGAGCGTGACCGAGATGGTGCAGAAGCTCGCCGCCCAGGGTCTGGTCACGCACCGTCCGTACGGGCCGATCCGGCTGAGCACCGCCGGCGAGGTGCGCGCCGCGGCGATCATCCGGCGGCACCGGCTGGTCGAGACGTGGCTGGTCCGCGAGTTCGGCTACTCCTGGGACGAGGTGCACGACGAGGCAGAGGTGCTCGAGCACGTGCTCAGCGACCGCCTGCTCGCGCGCATCGACGAGCGGCTCGGGCACCCGCGCTTCGACCCGCACGGCGACGCGATCCCCGACGCCGACGGGCACGTGCACCGCGAGGCGTTCGTGCTGCTGCGCACGGCGCCCACCGGCCACACCGGCCGCGTGCTGCGCGTGAGCGACCGCGACCCGCAGCTGCTGCGCGCGGTCGAGGCGGCGGGCGTCTCCGTGGGGGCGGTCGTGACGGCGGTGGATGCTGCCACCCTGCGCCTCGGCGGAGCAGACGTCAGCCTGCCGGGCGACGCTGCCGACGCCGTCTGGCTCTCCGCCTGA
- a CDS encoding Nramp family divalent metal transporter, translated as MPKSASTATSPRATSPTLRPAPGGPPVGARIAWLLGPALVAGVAYLDPGNVASNMTAGARYGYLLVWVVVIGNVMAWLIQYLSAKLGIVTGQSLPEVLGERLRNRWGRRAYWVQAELVAMATDIAEVIGGAVALNLLFGLPLLWGGAITGAISIALLVLQSRRGPRTFEFVVMAMVLIIAVGFVFGVFVVPPDPAGIVAGLVPRFEGTDSVLLAASILGATIMPHAIYAHSALARDRFRASEHSTPRLLRATRWDVTIAMAVAGTVNLCILLLAAAALAGVPGTDSLEGAYAALRDGIGPLVATLFAVGLLASGLASTAVGAYAGAEIMHGLLRVRIPLIARRLVTLIPALAILAIGADPTGALILSQVVLSFGIPFALIPLVALTAQERTLGRYRNRVGTTIAGVAASVFLITLNGVLLWLVFTGG; from the coding sequence ATGCCGAAATCAGCGTCGACGGCGACGTCACCGCGGGCGACGAGTCCGACCCTCCGGCCTGCGCCGGGAGGCCCACCCGTCGGCGCCCGCATCGCGTGGCTGCTCGGCCCCGCTCTCGTCGCGGGTGTCGCCTACCTCGACCCCGGCAACGTCGCCAGCAACATGACCGCGGGAGCCCGCTACGGCTACCTGCTGGTGTGGGTGGTCGTGATCGGCAACGTGATGGCGTGGCTGATCCAGTACCTGTCGGCCAAGCTCGGCATCGTCACCGGCCAGAGCCTGCCCGAGGTGCTCGGCGAGAGGCTCCGCAACCGGTGGGGCCGGCGCGCCTACTGGGTGCAGGCCGAGCTGGTGGCGATGGCCACCGACATCGCCGAGGTGATCGGCGGCGCGGTCGCCCTCAACCTGCTGTTCGGGCTCCCGCTGCTGTGGGGCGGCGCGATCACCGGGGCCATCTCGATCGCCCTGCTCGTGCTGCAGTCGCGGCGCGGCCCGCGCACGTTCGAGTTCGTCGTCATGGCGATGGTGCTGATCATCGCGGTCGGGTTCGTGTTCGGCGTCTTCGTCGTCCCGCCGGACCCCGCGGGGATCGTGGCGGGTCTGGTCCCCCGCTTCGAGGGGACCGACTCGGTGCTGCTGGCAGCATCCATCCTCGGCGCGACGATCATGCCGCACGCCATCTACGCGCACAGCGCGCTGGCGCGCGACCGGTTCCGTGCGAGCGAGCACTCCACCCCCCGGCTGCTGCGGGCGACCCGGTGGGACGTCACGATCGCCATGGCCGTCGCCGGCACCGTGAACCTCTGCATCCTGCTGCTCGCGGCCGCGGCGCTCGCAGGCGTGCCGGGCACCGACAGCCTCGAGGGCGCCTACGCGGCCCTGCGCGACGGCATCGGCCCGCTGGTGGCGACCCTGTTCGCGGTCGGGCTGCTCGCGAGCGGCCTGGCCAGCACCGCCGTCGGCGCGTACGCGGGCGCCGAGATCATGCACGGGCTGCTGCGGGTGCGCATCCCGCTGATCGCGCGGCGGCTGGTGACCCTCATCCCCGCACTCGCGATCCTCGCGATCGGCGCCGACCCGACGGGCGCCTTGATCCTGAGCCAGGTGGTGCTGTCGTTCGGCATCCCGTTCGCGCTGATCCCGCTGGTGGCGCTGACCGCGCAGGAGCGCACCCTCGGCCGGTATCGCAACCGGGTCGGCACGACGATCGCCGGGGTCGCCGCATCCGTGTTCCTCATCACCCTGAACGGGGTGCTCCTCTGGCTGGTGTTCACCGGCGGGTAG